The Planococcus halocryophilus nucleotide sequence GCTAGCATACCGCCTGATGCATAAAGCGGCGAGACCTGTGTCAGCTGTTGATACGACCGATCTTTTAATGCCAAGACGATTGCTAATGCTAAGATAAAGCCAGTAAATTGGGTCATGGTGGCAGCTTGCCATGTGCCGATTTGCGAACTGATGGCGGCGTTTGCGACACTTTGAAACGTCAGAAAAAAACCTCCTGCCAATGCAAAAAATATACCTTTCATTCGATTCACACTCCTTATATCCTGCTAACTGTACAAGCAGCAAAAAAATACCGAAAGGACATATGTCCCATTATTATTCCTTTCTTGGTATTGTTTGTCTAGTAGCATGGAAAATGAAGGAGTTTCTTTATTGTTTCGTCTAATTTCAGTCATTTACGCTGAGCATATTAGGTAACTTTTGATTTTACCAATTGTTCCTATAACAAAGGCGCGATAGGCATCAGCTTTTCAGCTGATGCCTATCGCGCCTTTTGGTTTATAAAGTTATTGTGCTGTGTAACCGCCATCGATGACAATTGTTTGGCCAGTGATGCTTTTCGCTTTGTTACTTGCCAAGTATAAAGCGGCATCTGCAATTTCAGCAACGTCAAGCAAACGTTTTTGAGGCACAAGTGGTAAAAGAACTTCTGCAAGTACTTTTTCGATTGGTACATTACGCGTTTTAGCTAAATCAGCCATTTGACCACGTACTAATGGTGTATCGACATAGCCCGGTGCAATTGCATTAACTGTGATGCCGTGTTCTGCTCCTTCTAAAGCAGCAACTTTTGTCAAGCCAATAACGCCGTGTTTAGCACTGTTGTAAGCAGCTTTGCCAGCAAAACCGATTAAACCATTGATAGAAGAGATGTTAATTATGCGGCCAAATCCTTGTTCTTTCATGATTGGGAAAACCGTTTTCGTTAAGATGAACGGTGCTGTTAACATGATTTTTAGCATCAATTCGTATTTAGCTGTCGGGAACTCTTCGATAGGTGATACGTGTTGTAAACCGGCATTGTTAATGACGATGTCAACGCGACCATAAGTTTTCTTTGTTTCTGCAACCAAGTTTTGAAGTTCTGATTCACTTGTTACATCTGCTTTAACGCCAATTGCTTCAAAGCCATCGTTTCTCAATGATTGAGCAGATTCTTGTAATACTTCATTATTAAT carries:
- a CDS encoding DMT family transporter, which translates into the protein MKGIFFALAGGFFLTFQSVANAAISSQIGTWQAATMTQFTGFILALAIVLALKDRSYQQLTQVSPLYASGGMLAAIVLFSNMTAIHRLGVTLTIGVFLIAQLITAVLIDSKGWLDMSKKTIGRNHILGVALMIAGVIVLKW
- a CDS encoding 3-hydroxybutyrate dehydrogenase, whose amino-acid sequence is MVEQKVVIITGSARGIGFEIGKHFAESGAKVVLSDINNEVLQESAQSLRNDGFEAIGVKADVTSESELQNLVAETKKTYGRVDIVINNAGLQHVSPIEEFPTAKYELMLKIMLTAPFILTKTVFPIMKEQGFGRIINISSINGLIGFAGKAAYNSAKHGVIGLTKVAALEGAEHGITVNAIAPGYVDTPLVRGQMADLAKTRNVPIEKVLAEVLLPLVPQKRLLDVAEIADAALYLASNKAKSITGQTIVIDGGYTAQ